One segment of Vagococcus martis DNA contains the following:
- a CDS encoding bifunctional metallophosphatase/5'-nucleotidase, which translates to MKEIIHLLHTNDIHSHLERWPKIRRWLNDTKRLYTEEKETVFTFDVGDFLDRVHPLTEATDGLANVELMNQVHYDAVTIGNNEGITNSKHVLNDLYKEANFPVVLSNLKDLDTHDYPVWAQPYIITTTKEQTKIGVFGLTAPMELSYYPFGWEVIDPYTSAQEVVEELRGKVDVIVLLSHLGIIDDKKMAQRYPDIDVILGSHTHHLLPEGLMENGVLLCAAGRFGEHVGDVTLELTDSTITKKSAKTTSSDSLWADSHDKQESEEFYRYGNFLLEEKSVANLDNVLDKETTLITATLEAMKEASGCDVAMVNSGLFLTDIGPGLVNEKQLHTSLPHPMNLIKVTLKGKEMIRLAREVVKNRDFLRRFPIIGMKFRGKYFGEVWYDGFNCDEITNEGFWLNEPIEDEAEYSFVTVDHIAFVPFFPTIEIAGKIEILGPSFLRNHLATYLSKLNTKR; encoded by the coding sequence ATGAAAGAAATCATTCACTTATTGCATACAAACGATATACATTCACACTTAGAAAGATGGCCTAAAATCAGACGATGGCTAAACGACACAAAACGACTTTACACAGAAGAAAAAGAAACGGTTTTTACTTTTGATGTTGGCGATTTTTTAGACCGTGTCCACCCTTTAACTGAAGCAACAGATGGCTTAGCTAATGTTGAGTTAATGAATCAAGTTCATTATGATGCGGTGACGATTGGAAATAATGAAGGCATTACGAATAGTAAACACGTTTTAAATGACTTATACAAAGAGGCAAACTTTCCAGTTGTGTTAAGTAATCTAAAGGATTTAGATACCCATGATTATCCAGTTTGGGCGCAGCCTTATATTATTACAACGACTAAAGAACAGACAAAAATTGGTGTGTTTGGCTTAACAGCACCTATGGAATTAAGTTATTACCCATTCGGTTGGGAAGTGATTGACCCATACACTTCGGCTCAAGAAGTGGTTGAAGAATTAAGAGGAAAAGTTGATGTGATAGTATTGTTATCCCATTTAGGCATTATAGATGACAAAAAAATGGCCCAACGTTATCCTGATATTGATGTTATCTTAGGCTCTCATACGCATCATTTATTACCTGAAGGGCTAATGGAGAACGGTGTCCTATTATGTGCGGCGGGACGTTTTGGTGAGCATGTAGGAGATGTCACGTTAGAATTAACAGATAGTACCATCACAAAAAAATCTGCTAAAACCACTAGTTCAGATAGTTTATGGGCTGATAGTCATGATAAACAAGAAAGTGAAGAATTTTATCGTTATGGGAATTTTTTATTAGAAGAAAAGTCGGTGGCTAATTTAGATAATGTGTTAGACAAGGAAACGACTCTAATAACTGCCACATTAGAAGCAATGAAAGAAGCCAGTGGATGTGATGTGGCAATGGTAAATTCAGGATTATTTTTAACGGACATTGGCCCTGGATTAGTGAATGAGAAACAGCTCCATACAAGCTTGCCACATCCGATGAATTTGATTAAGGTCACCTTAAAGGGTAAAGAGATGATTCGACTAGCCAGAGAAGTGGTCAAAAATCGAGATTTTTTAAGAAGATTTCCAATTATTGGGATGAAATTTAGAGGGAAATACTTTGGTGAAGTATGGTATGATGGCTTTAATTGTGATGAAATAACAAACGAAGGTTTTTGGTTAAATGAACCAATTGAAGATGAAGCAGAATATAGTTTTGTAACGGTTGACCATATAGCATTCGTACCATTTTTCCCGACAATTGAGATTGCAGGGAAAATTGAAATACTTGGACCAAGTTTTTTAAGAAATCACTTGGCGACTTATTTAAGTAAATTAAACA